The Theileria equi strain WA chromosome 2 map unlocalized gcontig_1105316255037, whole genome shotgun sequence genomic sequence CGTTTTTTATATGTAGGATCAAAACTTACAATTCCCTCTTCAAAGTCCTACGTAATAATTTAAGTTATGAACAGTAAACTCACAAAATCAGAGAAGACAGAGGCATTTCCAGAGTAAAGTTCGTCATtataaaataaaacttCACGTTGATTGTGATTTAATAAAAAAATGGCCTCATCTGCAGTTATGTTGCGAACACGAAAATTAAAATCTCCAGCCCATAAGATGTGGTGAAAGACATCTTGGAAAATGACATTACTATGACCTCCATAAGCTTCAGCAATTTTTTTCAATATAGACGAAGCCGCTCGTTGTCTTTCACCAAATTTTGCCGGCAAATGAGCGCCAATTATGCATAGAATTTGaccaaaaattttcaacTGCAGCGTTATTGCACCCTTGCTATGATTAAGCATGCTTAGTGCAATGGCCTTGGATTTTCCCACAGAAACACTTCCATTTCCCAAAAGCTCAGTACGTACCCATACCGCTAAACATGTACTTTTTGTATGTAAAAATGCTCCATCACCATATCCAGACaatttgtatttttctAACTCGATTCTAGTATACGCACAATCTGGTCCACACGACAAAAAGCTTGAGATTATATTAAATAGTTTTGAAGAAAGTGTTTCTTGCAAAGATATTACGTAAATATCATAACCAGGTTCTATCCATTCACGTAGGGGTTCATGCTGGTATTCTTTAATTTTTGTGGTATCGTGTGCAATTGGTAGTTTTTGGCTATGCGAATGTCTAAAATCTACAACATGAGAAAGCCATCTACTCAAGCGGCCTTTTTTCTTTATGTTACAACATACAGAATCAGGAACAATAGTTGTATTTGTGTTTTCGAAAAAATCCTGATAAACGCAATTCCATGTTCCCACGAATATGGTAACTGGTTTTGTGTTAATATTTCGGTTATCTTCAAAATCTGGAGCAATTAACTTCCTCCCATGTAATTGTAACTTTGTAAAGTCGGAGGACTTGAGATTAGAATCCCTTACATGGTTCAATCTTTTAAAATCTAGTGGCTTTGTAGCATTTCCATTGAAACGCTTGAGCAAACTGCTAACTGTAGAAGATTGGTAGTGTGATAAATTGCCATTTATAAGTGCTACACGCTCCTTAACAGACGTTGGAGAATTGTCTGATAGGGGTAAATCGATGTGATCTTCCAAAGTTATATCCATTTACGATGAATAAAGCGCCAACCACAGGTGATTAGCcattttaaaatagatGATAAATCGAATTATAGGCTCACCGTGAAACCGCTACAACTAGTGAGTATTTAAGTAGCGACAGCCTCGTTATTTTGAAAGTTCAGAGACAAACAGCGTAATTATAAATACAGTTTTAAAATAATGATGGATTACTATCATTTAAACACGAACTAGTGTACTTATATACATGAATAAAGGAACAGATGCGATAGAGTGGAGTAAGAAAAGATGAATTGATTCGAATACTATAGTATATGGATTTGTGAAAATTAAAACCGAACCAACATATTAAAACTAAATAAGTACAAATCCACTCCACTTGAATATAATTATATACACAACAGAACAGAGTTTTACTGGAAAAACATCAAGACCCTATATTCACAATTAAGTGGCGCTAATTGGGAATTATCTTACACAATACAGCTGGAACCTTATAGCTATACCTTTTCGATCCGTTTTGTTCATTTGGCTGCAAACAACAAGTTTTGTTCGTGTTATCTGAAATATGATTTAACTTTGATATAGTTTTTCCAAACGTGGATCTGGCCATTTTAGGCCTTTGTTCTACATTTTAGCATATCACTGTGTTTAATTTTACAACACAATCTGTCATGGTCGATTGATCTTCTTAAACAGGGAACTACCTACAACACATGGACCTTTGGTATTTATAGGATGCGATTATCACTATCTCAAcgaatttataaatgtaccTAGAGTGTAGATATGTCCGAAACAAGCGATGATAGACTCTCGTTTTGCTTAGATCGAATGCGAGATAGAGCACAAGATGTGCTAAACATCGATCTACAAAAACTCTCAAAAAGAAGTAGAATCGAGACTTTACAGACATTAAGAAAGCAACTAGCAGAGAAAAGACGTGAAGAATTTCTTGAACGACTAAAACGATTTTCTAGCTATAATGCCAGGCACATAGATAACAATTATTCTGGCAATAATTCTCAAGATTATAATAATTCCAGTGACTCAGAAGATAGCTCTGCGTTGAGTGTTATGTTTAACTCCAGATAtttttctataaaatcCTTCGTGTCCAAGAACATCACATCAATACTAGTGTGGCCAGATTTTATAATAGCTACCGATACTCATATAAGGGAAGAAGCTACAGCTCTGTGTAATAGTCTTGTTTGTGTGAGACCAGAAGGGCATAGAGTTCTTGTGCTTGTAGACAATTTTTGTGCAATTGAATTTAGCAAAAATGGGAAAATAAGAAGACGCTTCAAGGTGCATTTTACCAGAGGTCCTACGATACTTGATTGTGTTTTACTTgattataataaaaaaCTAGAGGTGAAAGACCTACACTATTATGTCTCCGATATTTTGATGTATAATGGATGCCTTTTGGCATCATCTGAAGCGGCATGCCGCATATTTATTATGCGTAGCAGGTATGTTATGTACTTAAAAGTAAAAAAACTCACAGGTTGGAGGAAGCATACATATCCCGTCCTATAGGGGAACCAATTTTTACTCCTTTGGAATACAAAGAATGTACTCGTGAATCTATGATTGATGCATATTACAGGTTTGTTTCCAAAGATCAAAAATAATTTTGCAGCATGAACGATCTAGAGCACGAAAAGGACTCTTTAGTTTTTGTGGATAAAAATGCCGGCTATATTGGAGGATATAATCCTAACTGGTTATGCTGGAGAGATGGAAACACTAGGTATATTTTGCGTATCCCATTTTTGTATCGTTTCATATTCAGTAAATACGCATCAACATGTGAAGTAAGGGCCAAGGTTATCGTAGAAGGTTCCTTCTTGAAAACGCTTGACGATGTTATAATTGGCAGTGTTCCAGATGGAGTAAACTTGGAGGACTCCGATATCGCAACAATTAGAATACATGATGTTAATCTGAAAGATACAAAGATCACCAGTTTTCAAATATGTGAGCAGACACTTACCCGAGGTCATAAAGCCAGGCGAGTTGCAGATCCAATGCGAAAAATAATAAGGGCCTGGTTAAACACAAAGACTAATCCAGAGTTCTCATTCAATAGACTTATAGACACTGtttcaaccttttcaaataaaTTCTGAGTAGTGCATAAGTTATCAATATTTTATACTGAAGGAATCGTATTTGTGTGATCCATCCTCTTCATTGAATTCGAAGGTACATGATTCAATAACAGAATTGGGTGATCCTACATGTTCTAAAAAGTGTCTAAAAGATTCCATTGCCTGTTTTTCAACGGTCTGACCTGCACCTACGACGCTTCCATCGACATGGTTTTGTACGTATCCCTTTATCCCAAGTTTATCGGCCTCTATCTTTGTGTATTTTCTAAAAAATACACCTTGCACTTTCCCGCGTACTATAAACGTGAAATTAAACGACTTCGCCATCACAGCTAATGTATACTGTTCACTGTGATTAAGGGGGACTCCCCTGATAGGATAATAGCGTGTATACCAGATAAACATCTCATAATTAGTATAATAGTAAGAAATAAACTAGGTCATTGAAATGGAGGTGCCGCAAAGGAACTCAAACGGCTATGATATTTAGAAGATGCTAAAACAGGAACATGCGGAACAAGTCATAGATTTAAATACTGAGTGCAGCATTGTAACCGCTATTTAATAGCAGAGAAGGATATGTTAAATAGCCTATACACGACCACGGCGGTGGAAAGCTCACAAAGTGCGATAGGTCACAACTCAGGGGAAAGTAGGCTTCTAAAGCATAGAATTATCAGATACTTTCTGAATTTCTGAACATTTGATCAGAGAACAAATGATATGCATATACGTACGTTTGAACCGGAAGTGGGCACCacaatattttttaaagtATATCCTAGTGTGGGAAGTTGCTGCAATATTCATTTCCGTGCGACTAAATTTTCGTTATCTATCGAAAACTAACCATTTATACAAGCTCTTGCATGCTCATTTGCGTTGCAAGAAAACTAACCGCCTATATATCGTTTCTATACATTTGGGCTCCAGTACCAGTAAAGGTAAGTTTATATTATGACTGCACTGATATGTAAATTCTTTGTTATACTAATGTCGATTTAAATCCGGGAACATATTTACCTGTAGGTATCAAGGGAGCTTCTAAATTGCAAATTCTCAGTGGACCATGTCATGATATTTGACGAAACTTGACGTTTATACATTAAAAGGTTGTTATCTAGTGCTCAAATACTGCAGAAATGTGAACAATAAAGCAGCGGCTATAAAGAGTCGCATGTTTATGAATGGATCAGTTTATCGTAATTCaatgatttaaaatttatctGTAATCTCAAGTTGGTCGTATGAGAATAACATTTGTTGGACATTCTTATATACATACCATTTTGCCTGTGCAAATGCTTCAGGTTTCTATTCCAGCGCATTGCTACGATCTCGAGAATTTT encodes the following:
- a CDS encoding endonuclease/exonuclease/phosphatase family member protein (encoded by transcript BEWA_043240A), encoding MDITLEDHIDLPLSDNSPTSVKERVALINGNLSHYQSSTVSSLLKRFNGNATKPLDFKRLNHVRDSNLKSSDFTKLQLHGRKLIAPDFEDNRNINTKPVTIFVGTWNCVYQDFFENTNTTIVPDSVCCNIKKKGRLSRWLSHVVDFRHSHSQKLPIAHDTTKIKEYQHEPLREWIEPGYDIYVISLQETLSSKLFNIISSFLSCGPDCAYTRIELEKYKLSGYGDGAFLHTKSTCLAVWVRTELLGNGSVSVGKSKAIALSMLNHSKGAITLQLKIFGQILCIIGAHLPAKFGERQRAASSILKKIAEAYGGHSNVIFQDVFHHILWAGDFNFRVRNITADEAIFLLNHNQREVLFYNDELYSGNASVFSDFDFEEGIVSFDPTYKKRDDRDVINRSSSDWADREYHTQFGLKWYKGGNVRERVPSWTDRVLKWSLPSLKTCLEIDDGSYRAVLPQTKNMLLTSDHSPVSCGLKIWPLDSIYAPPKRMNIDHF
- a CDS encoding conserved hypothetical protein (encoded by transcript BEWA_043250A); the protein is MSETSDDRLSFCLDRMRDRAQDVLNIDLQKLSKRSRIETLQTLRKQLAEKRREEFLERLKRFSSYNARHIDNNYSGNNSQDYNNSSDSEDSSALSVMFNSRYFSIKSFVSKNITSILVWPDFIIATDTHIREEATALCNSLVCVRPEGHRVLVLVDNFCAIEFSKNGKIRRRFKVHFTRGPTILDCVLLDYNKKLEVKDLHYYVSDILMYNGCLLASSEAACRIFIMRSRLEEAYISRPIGEPIFTPLEYKECTRESMIDAYYSMNDLEHEKDSLVFVDKNAGYIGGYNPNWLCWRDGNTSKYASTCEVRAKVIVEGSFLKTLDDVIIGSVPDGVNLEDSDIATIRIHDVNLKDTKITSFQICEQTLTRGHKARRVADPMRKIIRAWLNTKTNPEFSFNRLIDTVSTFSNKF
- a CDS encoding acylphosphatase, putative (encoded by transcript BEWA_043260A); its protein translation is MFIWYTRYYPIRGVPLNHSEQYTLAVMAKSFNFTFIVRGKVQGVFFRKYTKIEADKLGIKGYVQNHVDGSVVGAGQTVEKQAMESFRHFLEHVGSPNSVIESCTFEFNEEDGSHKYDSFSIKY